One segment of Victivallis lenta DNA contains the following:
- a CDS encoding H-X9-DG-CTERM domain-containing protein produces the protein MKRCNCRKNGKFTLIELLVVIAIIAILAAMLLPALNQARERAKATRCVSNLKQCGAAFALYLADFNDNLLLRWRPASGEESRWVKYLIKFSLADREGSFARLAPYRCPSTPYVPLGSSEYDTSFMQSVYAANNCPDDLRGAMTGTQFDHEHVCLRYPRIPAEERRLAGLDGRSDSFRIPILSEVRNTDSEVQQFAMNRRSSSYFPNLVHSGRANLLFCDGSVSSGGRAEFKTVYSFSKAFLQGGLIAL, from the coding sequence ATGAAACGCTGCAACTGTCGGAAAAACGGAAAATTCACCCTGATCGAACTTCTGGTTGTGATTGCGATCATCGCAATTCTCGCCGCCATGCTGCTGCCTGCCCTGAACCAGGCGCGGGAAAGGGCGAAAGCCACCCGGTGCGTCAGCAACCTCAAACAGTGCGGAGCCGCCTTCGCGCTCTATCTCGCGGATTTCAACGACAATCTGCTGCTGCGCTGGCGGCCCGCATCCGGCGAGGAGTCCCGCTGGGTGAAATACCTGATCAAATTCTCTCTGGCGGACCGCGAAGGCTCCTTCGCCCGGCTCGCCCCCTACCGCTGCCCCTCGACGCCGTATGTACCGCTCGGCAGCAGCGAATACGACACCAGTTTCATGCAATCGGTCTACGCCGCCAACAACTGCCCGGACGATCTCCGGGGAGCGATGACCGGAACTCAATTCGACCACGAACATGTCTGCCTGCGCTATCCCCGCATTCCGGCGGAGGAGCGCAGGCTCGCCGGTCTCGACGGCCGGAGCGACAGCTTCCGGATACCGATCCTCTCCGAAGTCCGCAACACGGATTCGGAAGTCCAGCAGTTCGCCATGAACCGCAGGAGTTCCAGCTACTTTCCGAACCTTGTTCACTCGGGCCGCGCGAATCTGCTCTTCTGCGACGGCAGCGTAAGCTCCGGCGGACGCGCCGAGTTCAAAACCGTCTACAGCTTCTCAAAAGCATTTCTTCAAGGCGGGCTGATCGCCCTCTGA